In one window of Zingiber officinale cultivar Zhangliang chromosome 11A, Zo_v1.1, whole genome shotgun sequence DNA:
- the LOC122031626 gene encoding inactive protein RESTRICTED TEV MOVEMENT 2-like → MERSPSSVPEQRIFVDFVPLDRVVSSNEAEFFVVELPGFRKEHISIRINDFGNLKITGERPLVGNRWSRFVKEFQVPDHCNASEIKAALENGLLRIELPNFAGGNRQDRKLRRRREMMAGKVVCARGPSRERRSPLEASVSH, encoded by the exons ATGGAGAGATCGCCGTCTTCCGTCCCCGAACAGCGCATCTTCGTGGATTTTGTTCCTTTAGATCGAGTGGTTTCATCAAATGAAGCAGAGTTCTTTGTCGTTGAACTCCCAG GTTTTAGGAAGGAGCATATCAGTATCCGCATCAACGACTTCGGCAACCTGAAGATCACCGGAGAACGCCCACTGGTCGGAAACCGATGGAGCCGCTTCGTCAAGGAGTTCCAAGTGCCGGATCACTGTAACGCCAGCGAGATCAAGGCCGCGCTTGAGAACGGCCTCCTCCGGATCGAACTTCCGAACTTCGCCGGAGGCAACCGGCAAGACCGGAAGCTTCGCCGGAGGCGAGAGATGATGGCCGGGAAAGTGGTCTGCGCCAGAGGACCGAGTCGAGAACGACGGAGCCCGTTGGAAGCATCGGTCAGCCATTaa